The following proteins are co-located in the uncultured Draconibacterium sp. genome:
- a CDS encoding glycoside hydrolase family 3 C-terminal domain-containing protein, translated as MNKLLKKSKSYLTYCLYKNVGKGLKKAFILVLAINSFSCNIKESVPQLGENSIKEVIDALTLKEKAKMVASNAISEPDYQGLPLALGHYMFGIPKLGIPNVALNDGPAGLHIDSIRPDEPNKKYFATAWPASRLIASSWDMELAEKVAAAYGHELKEYGIGIVLGPGLNIHRNPLCGRNFEYYSEDPLVSGLIASAMVDGVQSNGVGTCLKHFVANNQETQRNVLETYISERALREIYLRTFEIPVRKSQPWTIMTALNYLNGPYVSENPELLTTILRDEWGFKGFVMTDWFGGIDPIKQLKAGNDLLTPGIPTQVEAIIKAVENKELPVEVLDKNIERILSVIEKTAIFKGYQFSDDPDLKANAQFCRTAATEGMILLKNNQVLPFNKDIKKIALFGNEGYRQFAGGLGSGQVNRAYENPISQGLENAGYTLDANLKDAYLSYIANYDKANPKGNHIKELFEPTPPAPIMQVKASQIEKMSSEYDIAVLVLGRISGENLDRAQQNFEITGAEKQIIKDVSKAFHSKGKKVVVVLNIAGVIETASWRDDVDAIFLAWMPGQEGGNAIADVLTGKVNPSGKLTTTFPMKYSDVPSAKNFPGNFYPEKSTRDFMGYKYIPGDVTYEEGIYVGYRYYNSFNVKPAYEFGYGLSYTDFKYSNLELSAKQFTDEMTVKVTITNTGKTAGKEAVQIYLSAPTKSMDKPTEELKAFAKTGLLEPGASQTLTFKLNARDLSSFSTEQSAWFAEAGKYTVKAGASSRDFRLIKSFELANDMVVEKVHKALVPTKDINDLKSRR; from the coding sequence ATGAATAAATTACTTAAAAAATCAAAAAGTTACCTAACGTATTGTTTATACAAAAACGTTGGAAAAGGTTTGAAAAAAGCCTTTATTCTTGTTCTTGCGATTAATTCTTTTAGTTGTAATATAAAAGAAAGTGTCCCTCAATTAGGTGAAAATTCAATAAAAGAAGTAATTGATGCTTTGACATTGAAAGAAAAGGCAAAAATGGTAGCATCGAATGCAATCAGTGAACCTGACTATCAAGGCCTTCCATTAGCATTGGGCCATTATATGTTTGGCATTCCTAAATTAGGAATACCTAATGTGGCTTTGAATGACGGGCCTGCCGGGCTTCACATTGATTCTATTCGACCCGATGAGCCCAATAAGAAATACTTTGCAACGGCGTGGCCGGCTTCACGTTTAATTGCATCGTCTTGGGATATGGAACTGGCTGAAAAAGTAGCAGCTGCTTATGGTCATGAACTCAAAGAGTATGGCATCGGTATTGTTTTAGGACCTGGCTTGAATATCCACAGAAATCCTTTGTGTGGAAGAAATTTTGAGTACTATTCCGAAGACCCCTTAGTTTCAGGTTTGATAGCTTCTGCAATGGTGGATGGAGTTCAATCAAATGGTGTTGGGACTTGCTTAAAGCATTTTGTGGCTAATAATCAGGAAACCCAACGTAACGTTCTTGAGACCTATATAAGCGAAAGAGCTTTACGTGAAATTTACCTCAGAACTTTTGAGATTCCTGTAAGAAAATCACAACCTTGGACTATAATGACTGCACTAAACTATTTAAATGGTCCTTATGTCTCTGAAAATCCAGAGTTGCTTACTACCATTTTACGGGATGAGTGGGGATTTAAAGGTTTTGTAATGACCGACTGGTTTGGTGGCATAGACCCGATTAAACAATTAAAAGCCGGGAATGATTTGCTTACCCCCGGTATACCTACTCAGGTAGAAGCTATTATAAAGGCGGTAGAAAATAAAGAATTGCCCGTAGAGGTCTTAGATAAAAACATTGAACGCATTTTATCCGTAATTGAGAAAACAGCGATTTTTAAAGGCTATCAATTTTCTGATGATCCTGATTTGAAAGCAAATGCACAGTTCTGTAGGACAGCCGCAACCGAAGGTATGATTTTGCTAAAAAATAATCAGGTGCTTCCTTTTAATAAAGACATAAAAAAAATTGCACTATTTGGGAACGAAGGCTATAGACAATTTGCGGGTGGACTTGGTAGTGGTCAAGTAAACAGAGCATACGAAAATCCTATTTCACAAGGATTAGAAAATGCAGGTTATACCTTAGATGCTAACTTAAAAGATGCCTACCTCTCTTACATCGCTAATTACGATAAAGCTAACCCTAAAGGCAATCATATTAAAGAATTGTTTGAGCCAACCCCTCCTGCTCCAATAATGCAAGTAAAAGCAAGTCAGATAGAAAAAATGTCATCGGAATATGATATTGCAGTACTCGTATTAGGTAGAATTTCAGGGGAGAATCTGGATAGAGCACAGCAAAATTTTGAAATTACCGGAGCCGAAAAACAAATTATTAAAGATGTTTCGAAAGCATTTCATTCCAAAGGCAAAAAAGTGGTTGTGGTATTGAATATCGCCGGCGTAATAGAAACAGCGAGTTGGCGTGATGATGTTGATGCCATTTTCCTGGCTTGGATGCCCGGACAAGAAGGTGGTAATGCCATTGCCGATGTGTTAACTGGTAAGGTAAACCCTTCAGGTAAATTAACCACCACTTTCCCAATGAAATATAGCGATGTGCCTTCTGCTAAGAATTTCCCCGGAAATTTCTATCCCGAAAAATCAACACGTGATTTTATGGGCTATAAATACATCCCCGGCGATGTTACCTACGAAGAAGGCATTTATGTAGGCTATCGCTATTATAACAGTTTTAATGTGAAACCGGCTTACGAATTTGGTTATGGATTGTCTTATACCGATTTTAAATATAGTAATTTAGAATTGAGCGCAAAACAATTTACCGACGAGATGACTGTAAAAGTTACCATAACCAATACAGGTAAAACAGCAGGCAAAGAGGCAGTACAGATCTATTTAAGCGCACCCACAAAAAGTATGGATAAACCAACAGAGGAATTAAAGGCTTTTGCCAAGACAGGTTTATTAGAACCCGGAGCATCGCAAACTCTTACCTTTAAATTAAATGCAAGAGACTTGTCATCCTTCAGTACCGAACAAAGTGCATGGTTTGCAGAAGCAGGAAAGTACACTGTAAAAGCCGGAGCTTCATCCAGAGATTTCCGTTTGATCAAATCATTTGAGTTGGCTAACGATATGGTGGTAGAAAAGGTGCACAAAGCATTAGTTCCAACAAAAGATATTAATGATCTAAAAAGCCGTCGTTAA
- a CDS encoding DUF5009 domain-containing protein yields MIGKASPRFIALDVFRGMTVAFMIIVNTPGNYTKVFAPFDHAFWQGFTAADLVFPSFLFVVGAAISFVMKKWETQSTSKVVLKILKRTAIIFVLGYILMYPYSIMMKPHVYGIFPAFSQTRIMGVLQRIALAYGIVSLMFYFFKPRTIAWTSIAILILYWPVLAFLGSGPDPLTMQTNAVLKLDTWLMGAGHLWVGDGYPFDPEGILSTIPALVTVISGVFVGKYVQSNGRTYEGLAKLFMVGFACFVVAYFWDFSFPINKKLWTSSFVLHTTGLNCMLLAVVIYLLDFRQMNLGVYFFQVFGRNPLFLYMLSMFGALLLMMIPFQGTSLQGWLYENIFSYAGEYLGSFLYAIVFMLINWLVGYILDRKKIYIKV; encoded by the coding sequence ATGATAGGAAAGGCCTCTCCAAGGTTTATCGCCCTCGATGTTTTCAGGGGAATGACCGTTGCTTTTATGATTATTGTGAACACCCCCGGGAATTATACAAAAGTATTTGCACCGTTCGATCACGCATTTTGGCAAGGATTTACAGCGGCCGATTTGGTATTTCCATCGTTTTTATTTGTTGTTGGTGCTGCCATAAGTTTTGTAATGAAAAAATGGGAAACACAATCAACAAGTAAGGTGGTGTTGAAAATACTTAAGCGTACCGCTATCATTTTTGTGCTTGGCTACATTTTAATGTATCCATACTCAATTATGATGAAACCACATGTTTATGGTATTTTTCCGGCCTTTTCGCAAACCCGGATCATGGGCGTATTACAGCGCATCGCTTTAGCTTATGGCATCGTTTCGCTGATGTTTTATTTTTTCAAACCGCGAACAATTGCCTGGACAAGTATTGCTATCCTGATACTTTATTGGCCCGTGTTGGCCTTTTTGGGTAGTGGTCCCGACCCGTTAACAATGCAAACTAATGCAGTACTAAAATTGGATACCTGGCTAATGGGAGCTGGACATCTTTGGGTTGGCGATGGTTATCCGTTCGATCCGGAAGGTATTTTAAGTACAATCCCCGCTTTGGTGACTGTTATATCGGGTGTTTTTGTTGGAAAATACGTTCAGTCAAACGGCCGTACCTATGAGGGGCTTGCCAAATTATTTATGGTTGGTTTCGCGTGCTTTGTTGTTGCTTATTTTTGGGATTTTAGCTTCCCAATCAATAAAAAACTCTGGACCAGTTCATTTGTATTGCATACAACAGGACTGAATTGCATGTTGTTAGCAGTTGTAATTTATCTGCTCGATTTTCGCCAAATGAACCTTGGTGTTTATTTCTTCCAGGTTTTCGGTCGCAATCCACTTTTTCTGTACATGCTTTCCATGTTTGGGGCACTGCTCTTAATGATGATTCCTTTTCAGGGTACATCTTTACAAGGCTGGCTTTATGAAAATATATTTTCCTATGCCGGCGAATACCTGGGATCATTTTTATATGCAATCGTATTCATGTTAATAAACTGGCTGGTAGGGTATATCCTCGATCGTAAAAAAATATATATAAAAGTATAA
- a CDS encoding alpha/beta hydrolase, translating to MKKNIFYFIGLSLLATTLNLYSQEVIRLYPGVAPGSESWDWKEQKGIYIKDVTQPTITAFLPENPNGIAVIIAPGGAFHFLSYEAEGVTLAKWLNDKGITAFVLKYRLVHEDPDKPYLKKMLMEKDSKLMDSVCAPVVPLATQDGLMAIEYVRNHAAEYNIDTERIGIEGSSAGGTIAMSVALSATDYNRPNFVASTYGYEGLVIGSNVPNDRTPLFICAASDDDMVPIQHSLKFYNMWIDANQPVEMHIYQNGNHGFVGSTKNLPVDTWFERFVDWIFINYSI from the coding sequence ATGAAAAAAAATATTTTTTACTTTATTGGGTTAAGTTTGCTGGCAACAACTTTAAATCTTTATTCCCAGGAAGTTATCCGTTTATACCCAGGAGTAGCTCCAGGTTCTGAAAGTTGGGACTGGAAGGAGCAAAAAGGCATATATATAAAAGATGTGACACAGCCGACAATTACAGCCTTCTTGCCAGAAAACCCGAATGGAATAGCTGTTATTATTGCCCCGGGAGGAGCCTTCCATTTTCTTTCTTATGAAGCAGAAGGGGTTACACTTGCAAAATGGTTAAATGATAAAGGAATAACCGCATTTGTTTTAAAATACAGATTAGTTCATGAAGATCCTGATAAGCCTTATCTTAAGAAAATGCTGATGGAGAAGGATTCCAAATTAATGGATTCTGTGTGTGCACCTGTTGTGCCACTTGCAACCCAGGATGGTTTAATGGCTATTGAATATGTTCGCAATCACGCAGCAGAATACAATATTGATACAGAAAGGATAGGAATAGAAGGTTCATCTGCCGGTGGCACAATCGCAATGTCAGTTGCATTAAGTGCAACAGATTATAACCGCCCGAATTTTGTAGCTTCAACTTATGGTTACGAAGGTCTTGTAATCGGTTCGAACGTTCCCAATGACAGAACCCCGCTATTTATATGCGCAGCCAGCGACGATGATATGGTGCCTATTCAGCACAGCCTGAAATTTTATAATATGTGGATTGACGCGAATCAGCCTGTTGAAATGCATATATACCAAAATGGTAATCATGGCTTTGTTGGGAGCACAAAAAATCTTCCGGTCGATACTTGGTTTGAACGGTTTGTTGACTGGATTTTTATAAATTATTCTATATAA
- the bglX gene encoding beta-glucosidase BglX, translating to MINNKKYLVSFMLLVASVFTSNGQDDMDKFVSNLLQKMTLEEKLGQINLSSGNTGAVLGGGGEGQLIAIKKGEIGATGGSSFESIKKIQDAAMESRLKIPVLIGLDVIHGYKTIFPIPLALSCSWDTDLIERSAQIAAKEASASGVCWTYSPMVDIARDPRWGRVSEGSGEDPWWGSQVAKAMVRGYQGGDLSKNNTIMACVKHFALYGASEAGRDYNTVDMSHLSMFNGYMEPYKAAFDEGAGSAMSSFNLVDGIPATGNKWLMTDVLRDRWGFDGFVVTDYTSINEMAYHGLGDLKTVSALALKAGIDKDMQGLGFIGTLKESLDDGLVSMEQIDQACRRVLEAKFKLGLFEDPYRYLDENRLKNEVLTDENLEAARELAARSMVLLKNDNNILPLKKEGKIAVVGPLAKATGDLLGAWVMYRNRDIVPSIVEGIKSVGGDDVEVLSAIGANLTNEPNLRKSLSSPFAMFMGEKMVVDERSPEVLIDEALAVSADADVIVAVLGESTAMSGEASSRADISIPESQRNLLKTLLKTGKPVVLVLLNGRPLTIDWESENVPAILEAWAPGTAGGNAIADVLFGDYNPSGKLTMTFPRSVGQIPVYYNHKNTGRPFDENNKFTSKYLDISNEPVYPFGYGLSYTSFKYSDIELNKSNLEGNDKLIAKVTLTNTGDRAGEEVVQLYISDPVASISRPVKELKNSKKVMLEPGEKKTVTFEVTTNDLKFYNSELKYDWEPGEFVIQIGTNSQDVNKAGLNWVK from the coding sequence ATGATTAATAATAAGAAGTATTTAGTAAGTTTTATGCTTTTGGTGGCAAGTGTTTTTACCTCTAATGGGCAGGATGATATGGACAAATTTGTATCCAATCTTCTTCAGAAAATGACATTGGAAGAAAAACTGGGGCAGATTAATTTGTCATCCGGTAATACAGGAGCTGTATTAGGAGGTGGTGGAGAAGGGCAGTTGATTGCAATTAAAAAGGGCGAAATAGGTGCAACCGGAGGTTCTTCTTTTGAATCGATAAAGAAAATCCAGGATGCCGCAATGGAGTCGCGTTTGAAGATTCCGGTTTTAATTGGCCTTGATGTTATACACGGTTACAAAACGATTTTTCCAATTCCCTTGGCATTGTCGTGTTCGTGGGATACTGATCTCATTGAACGTAGTGCACAAATTGCAGCCAAAGAAGCCAGTGCTTCAGGTGTTTGCTGGACTTACTCTCCAATGGTAGATATAGCTCGTGATCCCCGTTGGGGCCGGGTTTCTGAGGGATCGGGCGAAGATCCCTGGTGGGGCTCGCAGGTTGCTAAAGCAATGGTACGTGGCTATCAGGGCGGCGATCTTTCAAAAAATAATACCATAATGGCATGTGTTAAACACTTTGCCTTGTACGGTGCTTCCGAAGCGGGTCGCGATTACAATACCGTAGATATGAGTCACCTGAGTATGTTTAATGGTTATATGGAACCTTACAAAGCTGCGTTCGACGAAGGTGCTGGTAGTGCCATGTCCTCTTTTAACCTGGTTGATGGTATTCCGGCAACCGGAAACAAGTGGTTAATGACCGACGTGCTTCGCGACCGTTGGGGTTTTGATGGTTTTGTAGTAACAGATTATACCTCGATTAATGAAATGGCTTACCATGGACTGGGCGATTTAAAAACAGTTTCAGCACTGGCTCTTAAGGCAGGTATCGATAAGGATATGCAGGGTTTGGGTTTTATTGGCACATTAAAAGAATCGCTGGACGATGGACTGGTTTCGATGGAGCAAATCGACCAGGCGTGCCGCCGTGTTTTGGAGGCAAAATTCAAACTGGGTTTATTTGAAGATCCGTACCGTTATTTGGATGAGAACCGGTTGAAAAATGAAGTTTTGACAGATGAAAACCTGGAGGCTGCCCGTGAACTTGCAGCCCGATCTATGGTATTGTTGAAGAACGATAACAATATTTTGCCTCTCAAAAAGGAAGGGAAAATTGCCGTTGTTGGCCCTTTGGCAAAAGCAACGGGAGATTTGTTAGGTGCCTGGGTTATGTATCGTAACCGGGATATTGTTCCTTCCATCGTTGAAGGTATCAAAAGTGTTGGAGGAGACGATGTTGAAGTACTTAGCGCAATAGGCGCCAATTTAACAAATGAACCTAATCTGAGAAAGAGCCTGAGTTCGCCATTTGCCATGTTTATGGGCGAAAAAATGGTTGTGGATGAACGTTCTCCGGAAGTACTTATTGATGAGGCTCTTGCAGTTTCTGCTGATGCCGATGTTATTGTTGCGGTATTGGGTGAGTCAACGGCAATGTCGGGAGAAGCATCCAGCAGGGCAGATATTAGCATCCCTGAAAGTCAGCGAAATCTATTAAAAACGCTCTTAAAAACAGGAAAACCTGTGGTATTGGTATTGCTCAATGGCCGACCACTCACTATTGATTGGGAAAGTGAAAATGTACCTGCTATTCTGGAAGCATGGGCACCCGGAACTGCCGGTGGCAATGCAATTGCCGATGTTTTATTCGGCGATTACAATCCTTCGGGAAAACTGACCATGACTTTTCCAAGAAGTGTGGGACAGATTCCTGTTTATTACAACCATAAAAATACAGGCCGACCATTTGATGAGAATAATAAATTCACCTCTAAATACCTGGATATTTCAAATGAACCCGTTTATCCGTTTGGTTATGGATTAAGTTATACATCGTTTAAATACAGTGATATTGAACTTAATAAATCTAACCTTGAAGGGAATGATAAACTTATAGCTAAAGTTACTTTGACTAACACCGGCGACAGGGCCGGGGAAGAGGTTGTTCAACTATACATTTCTGATCCGGTAGCTAGTATTTCAAGACCGGTTAAAGAATTGAAAAATTCTAAAAAGGTGATGCTTGAGCCGGGTGAGAAAAAAACTGTCACTTTCGAAGTAACTACTAACGACCTGAAATTTTACAATAGTGAATTAAAATATGATTGGGAACCTGGAGAGTTTGTTATTCAAATTGGAACCAATTCTCAGGATGTAAACAAAGCCGGGTTAAATTGGGTAAAGTAA
- a CDS encoding glycoside hydrolase family 43 protein — translation MKKLTLILILLLSVYTFSFGQSKKNLLEKEDYITPYNVVAVPQSEVTYKNPVIKAFYPDPSVCRVGDDYYLVTSTMEYFPGVPVFHSKDLVNWEKIGYCIDREDQLPKPINIFAPNIQYHKGTFYMITTNFGEGGGNFYVTAKNPAGPWSDPIWVDMRGIDPDLFFDDDGKTYIINSFFMVYEIDLETGKILDEGHKLWYGDGGSALEGPHIYKKDGYYYLLGAEGGTAEGHHVTMARALNIEGPYISNPANPVLAHENAAGQLNELHGIGHADIIHAHDGSWWMAFHGYRLIGNRVRGFHHTLGRETCLVPVTWPTNGWPVVNGNGTATLEMYCPTLPLVATPQEPARATFDNSELGLNWNYIQTPVSDNYSLTERKGYLRLKGASNNIGESGSPTFVGRRLQHIDFSATTSLDFNPNTENEEAGITLVNNGTHFDFSIKKVENERVVQVQLQFGTNIYKSEAFSLKPGTVKLRIEGDTNNLRFLFAQGEDAFKEVDSVITSYLSSETVGGYTGVYVGMFASGNGQKSTVNADFDWFEYKGKEYSK, via the coding sequence ATGAAAAAATTAACACTAATCCTGATTTTACTGCTATCGGTCTATACTTTCTCATTCGGTCAAAGTAAAAAGAATTTATTGGAGAAAGAGGATTATATCACCCCGTATAATGTTGTTGCTGTTCCTCAATCGGAGGTAACATACAAGAATCCTGTTATTAAGGCATTCTACCCCGATCCAAGCGTATGCAGGGTTGGAGACGATTATTATCTGGTTACAAGTACCATGGAATATTTTCCGGGTGTTCCTGTTTTCCACAGCAAGGATTTGGTGAACTGGGAGAAAATCGGCTATTGTATCGATCGTGAAGATCAGCTGCCCAAGCCCATAAATATTTTTGCACCGAATATTCAATATCACAAGGGTACATTTTACATGATAACTACCAATTTCGGAGAAGGAGGTGGTAATTTCTACGTTACTGCTAAAAATCCTGCCGGTCCGTGGTCTGACCCGATTTGGGTAGATATGCGTGGTATTGATCCTGATTTGTTTTTTGATGATGATGGCAAGACCTATATCATCAACTCGTTTTTTATGGTTTACGAAATTGATTTGGAAACCGGTAAAATTCTAGATGAAGGCCATAAGCTTTGGTACGGTGATGGCGGTTCGGCGTTGGAAGGACCTCATATTTATAAAAAGGATGGATACTACTATTTGCTGGGTGCAGAAGGAGGAACGGCAGAAGGCCATCATGTTACCATGGCGCGAGCGCTTAATATAGAGGGACCTTATATCAGTAATCCGGCCAATCCGGTTTTAGCACACGAAAATGCTGCAGGTCAGCTCAACGAGCTTCATGGAATCGGGCATGCAGATATTATCCATGCACACGACGGTTCCTGGTGGATGGCTTTTCATGGTTATCGCTTAATTGGGAATAGAGTTAGAGGATTTCATCATACCTTAGGTAGAGAAACATGTCTGGTTCCTGTGACCTGGCCTACAAACGGATGGCCAGTTGTAAACGGGAATGGAACAGCTACATTGGAAATGTATTGTCCGACTTTGCCTCTTGTTGCAACACCTCAGGAACCAGCACGCGCCACTTTTGACAATTCAGAACTTGGATTAAACTGGAATTATATTCAAACACCTGTTTCAGATAATTATTCGCTTACCGAACGAAAGGGGTATTTACGCCTCAAAGGAGCTTCAAACAATATAGGTGAAAGTGGTTCGCCAACCTTTGTGGGAAGAAGATTGCAGCACATCGATTTCAGTGCCACAACTAGTCTCGATTTCAATCCAAATACCGAAAATGAAGAGGCTGGAATTACACTGGTAAACAATGGGACGCACTTCGATTTCTCGATAAAAAAGGTAGAAAATGAAAGAGTGGTTCAGGTTCAACTACAGTTTGGGACCAATATTTATAAGTCTGAAGCATTTTCATTGAAGCCCGGTACGGTTAAGCTTCGAATTGAGGGCGATACAAATAATCTCAGATTCCTATTTGCACAGGGAGAAGATGCCTTTAAAGAGGTGGATTCGGTTATTACTTCCTATTTGAGCTCGGAAACAGTAGGCGGTTATACCGGAGTTTATGTTGGAATGTTTGCTTCCGGAAATGGTCAAAAAAGTACCGTAAATGCCGATTTTGACTGGTTCGAATACAAAGGAAAAGAATATTCAAAATAA
- a CDS encoding alpha/beta hydrolase produces the protein MKKIIIILIVIISGINGLYAQEIIRLYEGKAPGSEDWDWEETELGGGFPLVYNVVDPTLTVFEPEAEIATGKAVVVCPGGAFCMLSIANEGYDVAKWLNVKGITVFILKYRLDHLKTNDLAKEIADRKIGSEEHAKSIQPIIEMALEDGRTAIKYVKQHASEYNLNPDSIGIMGFSAGGTVTSGVAFTYDADSRPAFVAPIYPYVGYYSKNPVPADAPPMFIACTTDDGFGFHTHATALYNKWVTVQKATELHMFQKGEHGFGMKKQGLPVDNWTEQFIEWLNLQ, from the coding sequence ATGAAAAAGATAATTATAATTCTTATCGTAATAATTTCAGGAATTAATGGATTGTATGCTCAGGAAATTATTCGTTTGTACGAAGGTAAAGCACCGGGCTCGGAAGACTGGGACTGGGAAGAAACCGAACTTGGAGGAGGTTTCCCTTTAGTGTATAATGTGGTTGATCCTACATTAACTGTTTTTGAACCGGAAGCTGAAATTGCCACAGGAAAGGCTGTTGTTGTATGTCCGGGAGGGGCTTTTTGTATGCTATCGATAGCTAACGAAGGTTATGATGTTGCAAAGTGGTTAAATGTTAAGGGAATAACTGTTTTTATTTTAAAATACCGTCTCGATCATTTAAAAACAAATGATTTAGCCAAAGAAATTGCTGATCGAAAAATCGGATCGGAAGAACATGCCAAATCAATTCAACCCATTATTGAAATGGCATTAGAAGATGGCAGAACTGCAATTAAATATGTAAAACAGCATGCCTCTGAGTACAATTTAAATCCCGATTCAATTGGTATTATGGGCTTTTCCGCCGGTGGAACCGTAACCTCAGGAGTTGCTTTTACTTATGATGCGGATAGTCGTCCTGCTTTTGTAGCACCGATTTATCCTTACGTTGGCTACTATTCCAAAAATCCTGTTCCGGCTGATGCTCCGCCTATGTTTATTGCATGTACTACGGATGATGGCTTTGGATTTCATACACACGCCACTGCCTTATACAACAAATGGGTGACTGTTCAAAAAGCGACTGAACTGCATATGTTTCAAAAAGGGGAGCACGGATTTGGAATGAAAAAGCAAGGACTGCCGGTAGATAACTGGACAGAACAGTTTATCGAATGGTTGAATTTACAGTGA